A DNA window from Centroberyx gerrardi isolate f3 chromosome 3, fCenGer3.hap1.cur.20231027, whole genome shotgun sequence contains the following coding sequences:
- the spock3 gene encoding testican-3 translates to MLSVALLCVCAVAFGHVSARSDSGNFLDDKWLAGRWDKFRDEPGTWTPTKPFDQGLDPAKDPCLKIKCGRHKVCVAEDYKTATCVSQRRVSFKDAGLYQSPGSKCTPCPVVHPSPVCGTDGHSYSTKCKLEYQACITGKKIAVKCAGMCPCPSQPEHSSAEKKVCSESDLKEVVSRLRDWFRVLHENGNHKRVKIQKQEKNKFDVGASPICKDPLGWMFSRLDTNFDLQLDQSEISSLYLDRNEPCSDAFFRSCDTHADKVITSSEWCTCFQRHTDSPCKAELSSINKKQAGKKLLGQYLPSCDEEGYYRSHQCHSSSGQCWCVDRYGNEVAGSRTHGPADCGVVLESSGDLGSGDSLFSDDDEDSFVLNDQAGMDDEDDEDEDDDDDNDEYLS, encoded by the exons ATGCTGAGCGTcgccttgctgtgtgtgtgcgccgtcGCCTTTGGACACGTCTCTGCTCGCTCCGACAGCGGCAATTTTTTGGATGATAAGTGGCTCGCCGGGAGATGGGATAAATTCCGAGAT GAGCCTGGGACATGGACTCCAACCAAGCCCTTCGATcaag GCCTTGACCCAGCCAAAGACCCCTGTCTGAAGATCAAATGCGGTCGCCACAAGGTGTGTGTGGCTGAGGATTACAAGACTGCGACCTGTGTCAGCCAGAGGAGAGTCAG TTTTAAGGATGCCGGTTTGTACCAGAGCCCAGGTTCAAAGTGCACACCCTGCCCAGTGGTTCACCCCTCTCCTGTGTGTGGAACTGACGGACACAGCTACTCCACCAAG tGTAAACTGGAATACCAGGCGTGCATCACCGGAAAGAAGATCGCTGTGAAGTGCGCCGGGATGTGTCCTTGCCCCTCTCAGCCCGAACACAGCTCCGCTGAGAAGAAAG tgTGCAGCGAGTCGGACCTGAAGGAGGTGGTGAGTCGTCTGAGAGACTGGTTCAGAGTGCTGCATGAGAACGGCAACCACAAGAGAGTCAAGATCCAGAAACAGGAGAAGAACA AGTTCGACGTCGGCGCGTCACCCATCTGTAAGGACCCCCTGGGCTGGATGTTCTCCCGCCTGGATACGAACTTTGACCTGCAGCTGGACCAGTCGGAGATCAGCAGCCTCTACCTGGACAGGAACGAGCCGTGCTCCGACGCCTTCTTCAGATCCTGCGACACGCACGCCGACAAAGTCATAACCAGCTCCGAGTGGTGCACATGCTTCCAGAGGCACACAG aTTCCCCTTGTAAAGCAGAGCTGTCCAGCATCAACAAAAAGCAGGCGGGGAAGAAGCTGcttg GTCAGTACCTGCCGTCGTGTGACGAGGAGGGTTACTACAGGTcccaccagtgccacagcagcagtGGCCAGTGCTGGTGCGTGGATCGCTATGGCAACGAGGTGGCCGGCTCACGCACCCACGGCCCTGCAGACTGCG GCGTGGTTCTGGAATCTTCCGGAGACCTCGGGAGCGGAGACTCCCTGTTCTCCGACGACGACGAGGACTCCTTTGTCCTCAACGACCAGGCCGGGATGGACGACGAGGAcgacgaggacgaggatgacGACGACGACAACGACGAATATCTGTCGTAA